The proteins below come from a single Chryseobacterium sp. MA9 genomic window:
- a CDS encoding beta-ketoacyl-ACP synthase III, with translation MYDVFITKASKYLPNEPVANDEMETYLGLINDAPSKAKSLILRNNKITTRYYALDKEGNPTHSNAQLTAKAIEGLFDEHFKKEDMKLLSVGTTSPDQIQPSHASMVHGELNIGKSIEINTSTGLCNSGMNALNYGFLSVKAGVQESAVCAGSERMSAWMTADKFNHEAENLKLLEERPIIAFKREFLRWMLSDGAGAFLLQNKPRENGISLKVEFIDFYSYAHEIEACMYAGCDKLEDGSLKSWADYPSDEWLKQSIFAIKQDTKILDKYILVKGAESLRSSFDKHNLDPEKIDHVLAHISSGYFKDGLKEEFAKKGMDFPAEKWFYNLSEVGNIGAGSIFIALEELMNSGTLKKGEKVLLCVPESGRFAYSCALLTVC, from the coding sequence ATGTACGACGTATTTATAACAAAAGCATCAAAATACTTACCCAATGAGCCGGTAGCGAATGATGAAATGGAGACTTATCTTGGGCTTATCAATGATGCGCCATCCAAAGCAAAATCACTTATCCTAAGAAATAATAAAATCACGACAAGATACTACGCTTTAGATAAAGAAGGAAACCCTACGCACTCTAACGCGCAGCTTACAGCAAAAGCAATCGAAGGACTTTTTGACGAACATTTCAAAAAGGAAGACATGAAATTATTATCCGTAGGAACTACTTCACCAGACCAGATACAGCCTTCTCACGCTTCTATGGTGCATGGTGAGCTGAACATCGGAAAATCTATTGAGATTAATACCTCAACTGGTCTTTGCAACTCAGGAATGAACGCCCTAAATTATGGATTCCTTTCTGTAAAAGCCGGTGTACAGGAAAGTGCAGTATGTGCAGGTTCCGAAAGAATGTCTGCATGGATGACAGCTGATAAATTCAACCATGAGGCTGAAAATTTAAAATTACTGGAAGAAAGACCTATCATTGCTTTCAAAAGAGAATTCCTGAGATGGATGCTTTCTGACGGAGCGGGTGCTTTCCTTTTGCAAAACAAACCGAGAGAAAACGGTATTTCTTTAAAAGTAGAATTCATTGATTTCTATTCTTACGCACACGAAATTGAAGCATGTATGTATGCAGGATGTGATAAGCTGGAAGACGGAAGCCTTAAGTCATGGGCTGATTACCCTTCTGATGAATGGTTGAAGCAATCTATTTTTGCCATCAAACAGGACACTAAAATCCTTGATAAATATATCCTTGTAAAAGGAGCAGAAAGTTTAAGATCTTCTTTTGACAAACATAATTTGGATCCGGAAAAAATTGATCACGTATTGGCTCATATTTCTTCAGGTTATTTCAAAGACGGACTGAAAGAAGAATTTGCTAAAAAAGGAATGGATTTCCCTGCAGAAAAATGGTTCTACAATCTTTCTGAGGTTGGAAACATCGGAGCAGGATCTATTTTTATTGCCCTTGAAGAATTGATGAATTCCGGGACATTGAAAAAAGGAGAAAAAGTACTTCTTTGTGTTCCTGAAAGTGGAAGATTCGCTTATTCATGTGCTTTACTAACGGTTTGCTAA
- a CDS encoding ABC transporter permease, with amino-acid sequence MEIKEENIINIHNFLPHREPMLMADYILELTKEKVVTSFEIKEDNIFVHNNEFAEAGLIENLAQTCSSILGQSFFENPEADTKVIGFITNIKKIEIFALPKVNDKIISKASLISQFENICHIFCETFNNDELLIRAEINLFIQEVKS; translated from the coding sequence ATGGAAATAAAGGAAGAGAATATCATCAATATACACAACTTTTTACCGCATCGCGAACCGATGCTTATGGCAGACTATATTCTGGAACTGACCAAAGAAAAAGTAGTGACTTCCTTTGAAATAAAAGAAGATAACATATTTGTTCACAACAATGAGTTTGCTGAAGCCGGATTAATTGAAAATCTGGCACAAACCTGCTCTTCTATTCTTGGACAAAGCTTCTTTGAAAATCCTGAAGCAGATACAAAAGTAATCGGGTTTATTACCAATATCAAGAAAATTGAAATATTTGCCCTTCCAAAAGTAAATGACAAAATCATTTCCAAAGCCTCACTTATCTCACAGTTTGAGAACATCTGCCACATCTTCTGTGAAACTTTTAATAATGATGAGTTATTGATCAGAGCGGAAATCAACCTGTTTATTCAGGAAGTAAAATCATAA